A genomic stretch from Setaria viridis chromosome 1, Setaria_viridis_v4.0, whole genome shotgun sequence includes:
- the LOC117865531 gene encoding uncharacterized protein isoform X1: MATAVKKRPRISSAAGRRPSRKEVLERKKAIDELIRKAIAVKDHLVQFPAFHKFQGNGLSVYLESGHGDQLTLPVRKYIQNLLKVNMEEPYGPEWPSEEKVKRQEMVAPEARYIFIKQYSNGFTTECSMNQDAGVEHMHTPCNEGHLVGFVHYRFVLEEELPVVYVYELQMEPSAQGKGLGKFLMQLIEQIACKNQMGAVMLTVQKANTQAMAFYTKLRYVISSTSPSRVDPQDGDEEL; encoded by the exons ATGGCGACGGCGGTGAAGAAGAGGCCCCGGATCAGCAGCGCAGCGGGGAGGAGGCCAAGTAGAAAGGAG GTattggagaggaagaaggcaatCGATGAACTTATAAGGAAAGCTATAGCTGTGAAGGACCATCTAGTGCAATTCCCTGCCTTTCATAAATTTCAGGGAAATG GCCTTTCAGTCTACTTGGAGTCTGGACATGGGGATCAACTTACACTACCGGTGAGGAAGTACATCCAAAATCTTCTAAAG GTTAATATGGAGGAGCCCTATGGACCGGAATGGCCATCAGAAGAGAAAGTTAAGCGCCAGGAAATGGTGGCCCCAGAAGCGCGATATATCTTTATCAAGCAATATTCAAATGGGTTTACTACTGAATGTTCCATGAATCAAGATGCAGGGGTGGAACATATGCACACACCATGTAATGAAGGCCACTTGGTTGGTTTTGTACACTATAGGTTTGTTTTGGAAGAGGAGCTACCTGTTGTTTATGTGTATGAGCTACAAATGGAGCCTTCTGCCCAGGGTAAGGGGCTGGGAAAGTTTTTGATGCAATTGATTGAACAGATAGCTTGCAAG AACCAAATGGGAGCTGTGATGCTAACAGTTCAGAAAGCTAACACACAAGCTATGGCTTTTTATACTAAGTTGAG ATATGTAATATCTAGTACCTCACCATCACGAGTGGATCCTCAG GATGGCGACGAAGAGCTCTGA
- the LOC117840050 gene encoding uncharacterized protein, whose product MHACMPPLRRSPPPGRPPAAGSEFPSRRLVSRRSSWLVGALQCWPFMEGGAAAAMELSPAWGSPAAVAAPSDHHPHDHSFIRLPLLTSLSPSAIHACMITFPLGSRLCMKRRSQERTRLVTFLLLPSAVLFFSLFPCLPPSISTP is encoded by the exons atgcatgcatgcatgcccccCCTGCGTAGGTCTCCCCCTCCCGGCCGGCCGCCTGCTGCGGGGAGTGAATTCCCTTCAAGGCGTTTGGTTTCGCGACGGAGCTCTTGGTTGGTTGGGGCGCTTCAATGCTGGCCATTCATGGAGGGcggggctgctgctgccatggAGTTGTCGCCCGCTTGGGGTTCACCTGCCGCCGTTGCTGCGCCGTCCGATCACCACCCCCATGATCATTCATTCATTCGACTTCCTCTCTtgacctctctctctccctctgccattcatgcatgcatgataacTTTTCCTCTTGGTTCTAG GCTTTGCATGAAACGGAGGAGTCAAGAACGCACCAGGCTCGTCACATTCCTCTTGCTGCCGTCAGCTGTTCTGTTTTTCTCCCTCTTTCCCTGTCTCCCCCCATCTATCTCCACTCCATAG
- the LOC117865531 gene encoding uncharacterized protein isoform X3 has product MATAVKKRPRISSAAGRRPSRKEVLERKKAIDELIRKAIAVKDHLVQFPAFHKFQGNGLSVYLESGHGDQLTLPVNMEEPYGPEWPSEEKVKRQEMVAPEARYIFIKQYSNGFTTECSMNQDAGVEHMHTPCNEGHLVGFVHYRFVLEEELPVVYVYELQMEPSAQGKGLGKFLMQLIEQIACKNQMGAVMLTVQKANTQAMAFYTKLRYVISSTSPSRVDPQIGLEKSYEILCKTFDCEAKSKLEDGDEEL; this is encoded by the exons ATGGCGACGGCGGTGAAGAAGAGGCCCCGGATCAGCAGCGCAGCGGGGAGGAGGCCAAGTAGAAAGGAG GTattggagaggaagaaggcaatCGATGAACTTATAAGGAAAGCTATAGCTGTGAAGGACCATCTAGTGCAATTCCCTGCCTTTCATAAATTTCAGGGAAATG GCCTTTCAGTCTACTTGGAGTCTGGACATGGGGATCAACTTACACTACCG GTTAATATGGAGGAGCCCTATGGACCGGAATGGCCATCAGAAGAGAAAGTTAAGCGCCAGGAAATGGTGGCCCCAGAAGCGCGATATATCTTTATCAAGCAATATTCAAATGGGTTTACTACTGAATGTTCCATGAATCAAGATGCAGGGGTGGAACATATGCACACACCATGTAATGAAGGCCACTTGGTTGGTTTTGTACACTATAGGTTTGTTTTGGAAGAGGAGCTACCTGTTGTTTATGTGTATGAGCTACAAATGGAGCCTTCTGCCCAGGGTAAGGGGCTGGGAAAGTTTTTGATGCAATTGATTGAACAGATAGCTTGCAAG AACCAAATGGGAGCTGTGATGCTAACAGTTCAGAAAGCTAACACACAAGCTATGGCTTTTTATACTAAGTTGAG ATATGTAATATCTAGTACCTCACCATCACGAGTGGATCCTCAG ATAGGACTTGAAAAAAGCTATGAGATATTGTGCAAGACATTTGACTGTGAAGCTAAGTCCAAATTAGAG GATGGCGACGAAGAGCTCTGA
- the LOC117865531 gene encoding uncharacterized protein isoform X2: MATAVKKRPRISSAAGRRPSRKEVLERKKAIDELIRKAIAVKDHLVQFPAFHKFQGNGLSVYLESGHGDQLTLPVRKYIQNLLKVNMEEPYGPEWPSEEKVKRQEMVAPEARYIFIKQYSNGFTTECSMNQDAGVEHMHTPCNEGHLVGFVHYRFVLEEELPVVYVYELQMEPSAQGKGLGKFLMQLIEQIACKNQMGAVMLTVQKANTQAMAFYTKLRYVISSTSPSRVDPQIGLEKSYEILCKTFDCEAKSKLEDGDEEL, encoded by the exons ATGGCGACGGCGGTGAAGAAGAGGCCCCGGATCAGCAGCGCAGCGGGGAGGAGGCCAAGTAGAAAGGAG GTattggagaggaagaaggcaatCGATGAACTTATAAGGAAAGCTATAGCTGTGAAGGACCATCTAGTGCAATTCCCTGCCTTTCATAAATTTCAGGGAAATG GCCTTTCAGTCTACTTGGAGTCTGGACATGGGGATCAACTTACACTACCGGTGAGGAAGTACATCCAAAATCTTCTAAAG GTTAATATGGAGGAGCCCTATGGACCGGAATGGCCATCAGAAGAGAAAGTTAAGCGCCAGGAAATGGTGGCCCCAGAAGCGCGATATATCTTTATCAAGCAATATTCAAATGGGTTTACTACTGAATGTTCCATGAATCAAGATGCAGGGGTGGAACATATGCACACACCATGTAATGAAGGCCACTTGGTTGGTTTTGTACACTATAGGTTTGTTTTGGAAGAGGAGCTACCTGTTGTTTATGTGTATGAGCTACAAATGGAGCCTTCTGCCCAGGGTAAGGGGCTGGGAAAGTTTTTGATGCAATTGATTGAACAGATAGCTTGCAAG AACCAAATGGGAGCTGTGATGCTAACAGTTCAGAAAGCTAACACACAAGCTATGGCTTTTTATACTAAGTTGAG ATATGTAATATCTAGTACCTCACCATCACGAGTGGATCCTCAG ATAGGACTTGAAAAAAGCTATGAGATATTGTGCAAGACATTTGACTGTGAAGCTAAGTCCAAATTAGAG GATGGCGACGAAGAGCTCTGA
- the LOC117840040 gene encoding homeobox-leucine zipper protein ROC8, with product MDFGDDVMDGNDGQRRKKRYHRHTPRQIQQLEAMFKECPHPDENQRMQLSRELGLEPRQIKFWFQNRRTQMKAQHERQDNCFLRAENDKIRCENIAMREALRNVICPTCGGPPVPDDYFDEQKMRMENARLKEELDRVSSLTSKYLGRPITQLPPVQPLSMSSLDLSVGGLGSPALGPSLDLDLLSGGSSGYHHHHPSFHLPTAVPELERPIMAEMATRAMDELIRMAQAGEQLWARTGGGHDGGREVLNVDTYDSIFAKPGGSFRGPDVHVEGSRDSGLVFMSAIGLVDMFMDSSKWMEFFPGIVAKARTIDVLVNGMAGRSESLVLMYEELHVTSPVVPTREFCFLRYCRQIEHGLWAIADVSVDLQPRDARFGAPPSRSCRLPSGCLIADMANGYSKVTWVEHMEIEDRVPIHLLYRDLILSGAAFGAHRWLAALQRACERSACLTTAGMPPRDIAGVTPEGKRSMMKLSQRMVSSFCASLSSSQLHRWTMLSGPNDVGVRVMVHRSTDPGQPSGVVLSAATSIWLPVPCDRVFAFVRDENTRSQWDVLSHGNQVQEVSRIPNGSHPGNCISLLRGLNASQNSILILQESCTDASGSLVVYAPIDVPAANVVMSGEDPSAIPLLPSGFTILPDGRHGASSSSAGPLGSPAAGSLVTVAFQILVSSLPSSKLNAESVATVNSLISTTVEQIKAALNCASHSWMDGSMGN from the exons ATGGACTTCGGCGACGACGTCATGGACGGCAACGACGGGCAGCGCCGGAAGAAGAGATACCACCGCCACACCCCGCGCCAGATTCAGCAGCTCGAGGC gatgttcaaggagtgcccGCACCCGGACGAGAACCAGAGGATGCAGCTGAGCAGGGAGCTGGGGCTGGAGCCCCGGCAGATCAAGTTCTGGTTCCAGAATCGCCGGACGCAGATGAAG GCGCAGCACGAGCGGCAGGACAACTGCTTCCTCCGCGCGGAGAACGACAAGATCCGGTGCGAGAACATCGCCATGCGCGAGGCGCTCCGCAACGTCATCTGCCCGACATGCGGCGGCCCGCCCGTccccgacgactacttcgacgaGCAGAAGATGCGCATGGAGAACGCGCGCCTCAAAGAGGAG CTTGACCGGGTGTCGAGCCTGACGTCCAAGTACCTGGGGCGGCCCATCACGCAGCTGCCGCCGGTGCAGCCGCTGTCCATGTCGTCGCTGGACCTGTCCGTCGGCGGCCTCGGCAGCCCGGCGCTGGGCCCgtcgctggacctggacctcCTCAGCGGGGGCTCCTCGgggtaccaccaccaccacccgtcCTTCCACCTCCCGACGGCGGTGCCCGAGCTGGAGCGGCCAATAATGGCCGAGATGGCGACGCGCGCCATGGACGAGCTCATCAGGATGGCGCAGGCCGGCGAGCAGCTCTGGGCCaggaccggcggcggccacgacggAGGACGCGAGGTGCTCAACGTCGACACCTACGACAGCATCTTCGCCAAGCCCGGGGGCTCGTTTCGCGGCCCCGACGTGCACGTCGAGGGGTCCCGCGACTCGGGCCTCGTCTTCATGAGCGCCATCGGCCTCGTCGACATGTTCATGGACTCG AGCAAGTGGATGGAGTTCTTTCCTGGCATCGTGGCCAAGGCCCGTACGATCGACGTCCTCGTGAACGGCATGGCCGGGCGGAGCGAGTCGTTGGTTCTG ATGTACGAGGAGCTGCACGTGACGTCGCCGGTCGTCCCGACGCGGGAGTTCTGCTTCCTCCGCTACTGCCGGCAGATCGAGCACGGGCTGTGGGCGATCGCCGACGTCTCGGTGGACCTGCAGCCGCGCGACGCCCGGttcggcgcgccgccgtcgcgctcgtGCCGCCTCCCCTCCGGCTGCCTCATCGCCGATATGGCCAACGGCTACTCCAAG GTGACATGGGTCGAGCACATGGAGATCGAGGACAGGGTGCCCATCCACCTGCTCTACCGCGACCTCATCCTCAGCGGAGCCGCGTTCGGCGCGCACCGGTGGCTCGCCGCGCTGCAGAGGGCGTGCGAGCGGAGCGCGTGCCTCACCACGGCCGGGATGCCGCCCAGAGACATCGCAGGAG TGACGCCGGAAGGGAAGCGAAGCATGATGAAGCTGTCGCAGCGGATGGTGAGCAGCTTCTGCGCGAGCCTGAGCTCGTCGCAGCTCCACCGGTGGACGATGCTGTCGGGGCCCAACGACGTGGGCGTCCGCGTCATGGTGCACCGCAGCACCGACCCGGGGCAGCCCAGCGGCGTGGTTctgagcgccgccacctccatctGGCTGCCCGTCCCGTGCGACCGGGTGTTCGCCTTCGTCCGCGACGAGAACACGCGCTCTCAG TGGGACGTGCTGTCACACGGCAACCAGGTGCAGGAGGTGTCGCGCATCCCCAACGGCTCGCACCCTGGGAATTGCATCTCCTTGCTACGA GGCCTGAACGCGAGCCAGAACAGCATCCTGatcctgcaggagagctgcaCCGACGCGTCGGGGTCGCTGGTGGTGTACGCGCCGATCGACGTCCCGGCGGCGAACGTGGTGATGAGCGGCGAGGACCCGTCGGCGATCCCGCTCCTGCCGTCGGGGTTCACCATCCTTCCCGACGGCCGGCacggcgcgtcgtcgtcgagcgcGGGCCCGCTGGGCTCCCCGGCGGCGGGATCGCTGGTGACGGTGGCGTTCCAGATCCTTGTGAGCAGCCTACCGTCGTCGAAGCTGAACGCCGAGTCGGTGGCGACGGTCAACAGCCTCATCAGCACCACTGTGGAGCAAATTAAGGCGGCCTTGAATTGCGCCAGCCAttcatggatggatggatcgatgGGGAATTGA
- the LOC140221697 gene encoding uncharacterized protein, with protein MTTQEGAGSKKPLCTTLRCTFAGGDDERGGFTGEQLRYPCKLRRHICAKCGMHRGEHDKPYAGVSDDLLPPRKRSTFRRLGEFQVLQGLGSGCEEEEKEAAPPLDEGPSCWSGSAITKGKRGPRRKRADLLCCELSSLND; from the coding sequence ATGACGACGCAGGAGGGCGCCGGCAGCAAGAAGCCCCTGTGCACAACCCTCCGGTGCAcgttcgccggcggcgacgacgagcgcggCGGTTTCACGGGCGAGCAGCTCAGGTACCCCTGCAAGCTGCGGCGGCATATCTGCGCCAAGTGCGGGATGCACCGCGGCGAGCACGACAAGCCCTACGCCGGCGTCAGCGACGACCTCCTGCCGCCGCGCAAGCGCTCCACGTTCAGGAGGCTGGGAGAGTTCCAGGTGCTGCAGGGCCTCGGCAGTGGctgcgaggaggaggagaaggaggcggcgccgccgctggatgAGGGGCCGAGCTGCTGGAGCGGCAGCGCGATCACCAAGGGGAAGAGGGGGCCCAGGAGAAAGCGCGCGGACTTGCTGTGCTGTGAGCTTTCAAGTTTGAATGACTAG